One window of the Alligator mississippiensis isolate rAllMis1 chromosome 5, rAllMis1, whole genome shotgun sequence genome contains the following:
- the CSPG5 gene encoding chondroitin sulfate proteoglycan 5 — MGSGARGGALPRLLLLLALAALPGAAPASERPRSAAEAWVGGRQGPHQAPGTGGSWQHPPGDAPGVEGNPVPAAAPEAKASRQQAPADLGLPEAAHPVPRGPAEISGAGNSSRPCPGCAEGTGDPGARPPQPLSARDNEEALEASAAVTSVAWPADGEAIVLDLNATKGALESTAPAPESPEEPGSGDPAGRASAPTQRPTTGTTRPSTTPGLSSDSAETDLLLEAAGDAGPGSPPPGARTPGLAPGSAQKEESLELWLELASSSPAQGALGHTDVTWLPTEALPSATDAPAGLKTPEPPSEQTASEIIDIDYYDLFDGDSHGGAEGLDDFAAGGPGAAKKPGDKASSWSLHELYDDFTPFDESDFYPTTSFYTDGDEEGEDDELDEPEEDEEEDEEEDGGAGLARDLEDENGRAAPTPAVPKTLAAEPTSRRFVVPPLQTFVVAGPGATARPHPSKDLSPASVAGENGTECRSGYVRHNNSCKSVCDIFPSYCHNGGQCYLVESLGAFCRCNTQDYIWHKGMRCESIITDFQVMCVAVGSAALVVLLLFMMTVFFAKKLYLLKTENNKLRKTKYRTPSELHNDNFSLSTIAEGSHPNDDPAAPHKLQESLKPCTKEEESFNIQNSTSPKHDSGKGEPDEAEVNCLQNNLT, encoded by the exons ATGGGGAGCGGGGCCCGCGGGGGAGCCctgccccgcctgctgctgctgctggcgctcGCCGCGCTCCCGGGGGCCGCGCCCG CGTCCGAACGGCCCCGCAGCGCCGCCGAGGCCTGGGTGGGGGGCCGGCAGGGTCCCCACCAAGCCCCAGGGACAGGGGGAAGCTGGCAGCACCCGCCAGGAGATGCcccgggggtggaggggaatcccgtgccagctgcagcccccgaAGCGAAGGCATCTCGGCAACAGGCACCTGCTGATCTCGGCCTCCCCGAAGCAGCCCACCCGGTCCCACGCGGCCCCGCGGAGATTAGCGGAGCGGGCAACTCGTCCCGGCCGTGTCCGGGCTGCGCAGAGGGGACGGGAGACCCCGGTGCCCGGCCCCCGCAGCCTTTGTCAGCTCGGGACAATGAGGAGGCTTTGGAGGCCTCAGCCGCCGTGACCAGCGTGGCGTGGCCGGCGGATGGGGAGGCTATTGTTTTGGACCTAAACGCCACCAAGGGAGCCCTGGAGAGCACCGCCCCTGCCCCCGAGAGCCCCGAGGAGCCCGGGAGCGGAGACCCGGCGGGCAGGGCCTCAGCGCCCACCCAGCGCCCCACCACGGGGACCACGCGCCCGTCCACCACGCCGGGCCTCAGCTCCGACTCGGCAGAGACCGACCTCCTCCTGGAGGCCGCCGGGGACGCCGGGCCGGGGTCTCCCCCCCCCGGGGCCCGCACCCCGGGCCTGGCGCCCGGCTCGGCCCAGAAGGAGGAGTCGCTggagctgtggctggagctggccagcagctctccggCTCAGGGCGCGCTGGGCCACACCGATGTGACCTGGCTGCCCACGGAGGCACTGCCATCAGCCACCGATGCCCCCGCTGGCCTCAAGACCCCCGAACCGCCCTCGGAGCAGACGGCCTCCGAGATCATCGACATCGACTACTACGACCTCTTCGACGGGGACAGCCACGGCGGGGCCGAGGGGCTGGACGACTTCGCGGCCGGGGGCCCCGGTGCGGCCAAGAAGCCGGGCGACAAGGCCTCGTCCTGGTCCCTCCACGAGCTCTACGACGACTTCACGCCCTTCGACGAGTCCGACTTCTACCCCACCACCTCCTTCTACACCGACGGCGACGAGGAGGGCGAGGACGACGAGCTGGACGAGCcggaggaggacgaggaggaaGACGAGGAGGAGGACGGGGGCGCCGGGCTGGCCAGGGACTTGGAGGACGAGAATGGCCGTGCGGCACCCACCCCGGCCGTGCCCAAGACCCTGGCGGCCGAACCCACCAGCCGTCGCTTCgtcgtgcccccgctgcagaccTTCGTCGTGGCCGGGCCTGGTGCCACCGCCCGGCCGCACCCCAGCAAGGACCTGAGCCCGGCGTCCGTGGCAGGAGAGAACGGCACCGAGTGCCGCAGCGGCTACGTGCGGCACAACAACTCCTGCAAGTCCGTGTGCGACATCTTCCCCAGCTACTGCCACAACGGGGGCCAATGCTACCTGGTGGAAAGCCTGGGAGCCTTCTGCAG GTGCAACACCCAGGACTACATCTGGCACAAGGGCATGCGCTGCGAGTCCATCATCACCGACTTCCAGGTGATGTGCGTGGCCGTGGGCTCGGCCGCCCTCGTCGTGCTGCTGCTCTTCATGATGACCGTCTTCTTCGCCAAGAAGCTCTATCTGCTCAAGACTGAGAACAACAAACTGCGCAAGACCAA GTACCGGACGCCGTCGGAGCTGCACAACGACAACTTCTCGCTGTCCACCATTGCCGAGGGCTCCCACCCAAAT GACGACCCGGCGGCTCCCCACAAGCTGCAGGAGTCGCTGAAGCCCTGCACGAAGGAAGAGGAGTCCTTCAACATCCAGAACTCCACGTCGCCCAAGCACGACAGCGGCAAGGGGGAGCCGGACGAGGCCGAGGTGAACTGTCTGCAGAACAACTTGACATGA